In the Danio rerio strain Tuebingen ecotype United States chromosome 8, GRCz12tu, whole genome shotgun sequence genome, one interval contains:
- the tmem230b gene encoding transmembrane protein 230b: MPARSTINSGVRYSKLASDDDGYIDLQFKRSPPKVPYKAIALATGLFLIGSILIIIGSLLLAGYFEVNDHRDRTIPVLIIGILVFLPGFYHLRIAYYASKGYRGYSYDDIPDFDD, encoded by the exons ATGCCTGCTCGAAGCACTATAAACAGTGGAGTCAGATACTCCAAACTAGCCAGTGATGATGATGGATACATTGATCTCCAG TTTAAGAGGAGTCCACCTAAAGTCCCGTATAAAGCGATCGCCCTGGCAACCGGCCTCTTCCTCATCGGCTCCATACTGATCATCATCGGGTCTCTCCTGTTAGCAGGATACTTTGAAGTTAATGAT CACCGCGATCGCACCATCCCTGTGCTGATTATTGGGATCCTGGTCTTTCTTCCGGGCTTTTACCACCTGCGCATCGCCTATTACGCCTCCAAGGGTTATCGAGGTTATTCCTATGATGACATCCCAGACTTTGACGACTGA